In Agromyces sp. Leaf222, the genomic window GCGTCGAGAAGTTCATGCGAGGTGAATACGGTCGAGTGCTTCGGCCGGAAGACCGACGTGCCATCCTCGCGTCGAAACGCGGCCGGGCTGGTCGTGAGCTCCGCCGGAGTGAGTTGCAACGATGCGTGCTCCGCGGCCTCGACGACGAGTCCGGTCACAACCTCACGATCGGATGGTGTCGCGAATCGGAAGTGCATGGTCTGACGTGCGGCTTCGGCCGTGAGGTTCCAGTGCCGCCAGGTTGCACGCTTCTCGCTGACGGCGTGCATGACCTGCACGCCGAGCGTTGCGATCGTGTCAAGCGTCACGTCTGCAGCGGTCACCACGCGCGGCGAGGTGGACGCGGATGCTCGGCGCGCCCACGCCGTTGCATCCTCGCCGAGCGCCGCTGTTGCGCGCGCACGCCAGTCCCTCGTGAGTTCGGCGAGCGAGCGCACATGCTTCTCGGGACGCGTCGCCAGAGTGGCCTGTGCGCGAAGGCGCACGATGGTCGCGCGACCAGGGCGATGACCGTGCGCAGCGGTGTAATCAGCGATGAGGCGATCGGCCTCCGCCCCGATGCGCCGTGACCGTATCGAGAACTCGAGCACGAGCGACTCGGGCACTGATGCAATCGCCCACACCGGGTTGCGATCGCGCCCACGCTCGCGGCGTTCCCACCCGACGCCGAGGTCGCGCGTAAGGGCGTCGGCGAGCCACGCCTCATGCAGCTCGGACATGGCCACGATGGCATCATGGAGCGGCCGTCCGTCCAGAGAGCGCCACTTGCCGTCGAGCACGGTCCGCACCTTGTTGCTCACCACGACGTGCGTATGCAGGTGGGGATCGCCCGCGCGGCTGTCGAAGTGGTCGAACGCCGTTGCGATGAGCCCCGTCACCGCGACCTGTGCGACGGCGCCGTCGGCTGCGGCGACACCGGTCCTGGTCGCCGCGACCTCTCGTTCCATGTAGTCGACGACGCGTTCGACCGCCTGGTGGTGAGCTCGTGCGATGATCGTCTGCGTCGCGGCATCCGAAATGCCCCAGAGCACGCTCGCCGATTTGGGCATCGAGAAGGTGATGTCGAAGCCGGCAACCGCACGCCTGCTCTCTGCGTACTGCGGGAACGCCCGGCCGAGCGGCTCTCGCGTGACTGGGTCCGACCCTTGGCCGATCAGGAATTGCAGGTGCTCCTCAGTGACTGGATCGCCCGCGGCGAGCGCGCCGTCGGCCAAACTCCCGACACCTGAGCCGATCCAAGAGCCCGGCGGCGTGCCCTTTGCTTCGTAGTACCGGGTCAGCGGGGTGGCGAGTGAACGATTGCCATCGGCTGCCGCAACGGTGCGAAGCAGGTAGCGGTATCCCTGTCCTGCGCTCATCACCCGCATCGAGACCGTCACCCGCACCCACCTCCGATCACGCGAGCAAGGTGCGCGCCCTCGATCTGCAAGAGGCGTGGCAAGCCGTCGATTGTGAGTCGCGGTGGGCAGATGCGCTTATCGACCCAGGGCATGGAGGGTTGGCGTGTCAGTAGGCGCGATCTAGAATTCGAACATTCATTCGAATGAGGGAGGCGCGATGATCGCGACGCACACGTCAGAGCCTGTTGTCGTTTGGCTCGACGAGGCCGGAGCCCCGACCCGTCTCGTCTTCCGCAATCTCGGGTACCGAGTCATCGATACCCCTACCCGGCTGCCGCATGACGCATGGTTGTCGTGCGGTTCAGACCACTCAGGGGCGTTGCCTGACCGGTCCCCACTCGGGTGGCGGGTCACTGGCCGCTCGTCGCACGACGAGATACTCGTCTTCGATCTCCGGCTCCAGCCGACGGGCTGGATCGTCGAGAACGTGTTCGCGTAACACCCGTGGGAACGAACAGACGCTATCCAGACCTCCCCGACGAACGCCGCGACGCGATCGCCCTCGAGATAGCCAAGCAGGGCTCGCCCGTTTCGTTGACGACGAGCGAGGTACGCGCCACCGGGCGCCGCACGGAACCGCCAGCGCCCATTCCGGTTGTGGCCAACGTGCGGTATCGCGTGATCTACGAAGAGCCTCGGCTCGTGCAAGCCGAGGCGATCGCCTGGACCCGCGGCGCGGTGCTCATTCGATATGCGGAGCCGGAGGCGCAGGGCGATCGGTACGTGTGGGTGTACGCGAGCGCGGTGCGGCGGCACACTTGAGCTCTCCCGGGCATCCCGCACTCTTCGATCGTGGATCCTTGTCGCCTGGCCCGAAACTCTTGCGACCGGGCATTGGAGCGACCTGCATCGGAGGGATCCGATCTGCGCTAAGCCGTCGACGGATCTTCAAATGGAAGTCGTGCGACGATAGAGGGCGTTATTCAGCCTGTGCGCGGCCTAAACCGGCCAAGCGTCGATGAGCTTCTGGCAGTAACTTCGTGGGCCGTTCTTCGGTTCGTCGAGCACGGCGCCCTGAGCACGCCCTCGCTACGGCGACGCTGCGCGCAGGCGCATGTTGCTAGTCCGCGGGAGCGATCGCCGCGGAGAAGGGGAGCCCCCTCATCACCGACTCCGCGTACGCCCAATCAGGGTCGCCGTCCCTGGCCGGCAGGCGAATGGTCGTATGCTTCATCCGCTCCAGGGTCCATTTGAAGCCGTAGGTGAACCGGGGGCGCTCATGCTTAATGGCGGTAGCTGCGAAAAGCAGTGCCCACTTCGAGAGCTCGGTCCTGGGCACCAAGATGTTCACGTCGTCGCACGCGAAGTATGGCTCGTCCTGGTAGAACGCGAATCCGACGGAGTTTCCGTTGTAAACGACCGTCAACGTTCCAGCGGGGGCGTTGGGTTCCAAGTCACACATGTCGGTGACGCCGTTTCGATGCTCGGATGCGCCAATGAAGCGGGTAGTGCCAGGTCGACGGTCGGCTTTGGTAACGCGCTTACCCTTTCTTACCTCGAAGAGGTCTTCGATAGTGAAGTCGTTCCACTGCACGGGAGGAGTCAATTCCACGTGCCCTTCGAGGCTCCGTTGCAAGCCGGCGGTTGTCGGAATCTCGCCATCGTTGACCCACGCAGGAACGCTCGCAGGGACTTCAATCGTCCGCAGCGTGCGATTCGCCTCGCGACCGAACGCGGTGTATCGAAACGCATTGTGTCTGATGCACATGGCGTAAAAGAGCCGGTGGAGCAGAGGCATCGACGGGTCTCTGGGCGAGAGCACCGCGACGTTCTGCGCCGTGTAGAAGGGGCGCTGCTGTACGTATGTCGAAAGGAGGCGTGAGCCACCGAGGGCAACGGTAAGGGAGCCAGCGAGGTAGAGCTTGACCGAGGCGGGCAGCGGTGCGACGTATCCTGATACGCCACTATGACCTGCCAGTCCACCCTTGCGTCCGACGAACGCGATGCCCGACGACTTATGCGTGCGCGTGAGCTTATTCATATCGAGCTTGTTCCCATACTCGACGTCAAACAGGTCGTCGATGGTGGTCACTCTTCATCCTCCGCGTTGTCGCCGTGGCCCAGTGTGAAGAGCGCGTAGTCGAGAAGAACGCGTTCGAAGTCCTCCTCGGTCAATGTGGAGTAGTCCGTCTCCATGTAGGCTTCAGCAACCCATTCATCCGTGGCCGTCACCTTGTGCATGACGGACTCGCCGGCGTGCACCTCGCGATTGCGCCAAGACTCAATCCAGCGATCACGAATCTGGGCCCACGCGTGGTTCTTATCAACCCGGCCAAGATTCTTGACCTTCACAAAGCCATCGTTTCGCCAGTAGCCGAACCACGTCTTGCGGTCGGAGACTTTGTGAGGTTTGTGCGCCGTGTAGACCATGATGCACGTCACGACACCGACCGGCGAGAAGACCTCGGGCGGCATCGACATCACCGCCTCGAGCGTGTGGTGCTTGAGCAACTCGTTCTTTTCTCCGGAGGGTGCAGTCGCGCACGAGACCGGAACGATGGCGACTCCAATGCCGCCCTCCGCGAGCATGTCCAGCATGTTGCGCACGAAGCGAAGTTCGGACAGGTCCTGCTTGGACTTCGCGTACGGGGGGTTGATGAGGCCGACGGTCGGCTGCATCGGCTTGCCGTCGAGGCCCTTGTGCTTCTTGACTGCGGCGATGTTCGGGGAGTCGAAGCACGAACCCTGGTAGAGGTTCGCCTTGCCGTCGCCGCGGAGAATCATGTTGGAGGCGGCGAGGGCGTACATCGTGGGTTGCTGTTCAATCCCAACGAGGCGCTCGGCCTTGATGGATGCTATTTCGGCGTCGGTCGTCGCAGTCTTGGTCATCTGCATCATCGCTGAAATGAGGAAGCCACCCGTACCTGCACAGGGGTCTACAACGACGCTGTGCCGATTCACGTTCGCGATGAGCGCAAATAGCTCCGTGACGTGGCGCGGCGTGAGGACGATGCCGAGACCCTTGCCGTCGCCGCCTGTATAACGCAGGAACTCGCCGTAGAACTGCCCGACCACATCGAAGTCGTGGTAAATGGTCATGAAGGGCAGGACGTGCTCCGCGAGCATCGTCACAATCTGATTTAGTAGGCCCTTCGGATATGCCGTCGTCGCCTTCCCGAGCTCGGGCTGCACCTGAATGGTCGTGAACGGCTGCACCAAGTTGGCGACCTTCGCCTTCGGCAACTCCTTGTCGGTCATCTGACGACGGATGGCATCCATCCACGCGCTCGGCAAGTCCTTCGCGGGGTACGCCTGGTAGGTATCGGCGAATACCTGATCTCGAAGCGCGATGAGCGTGCCCGCGACCGCGAGCGGCTTCTCCTGCTCAGTCATCTCGGCCTCGTCGCGCATGAAAACGTGGAGTTCCTGCGAGAATTGGATGAGATCG contains:
- a CDS encoding restriction endonuclease subunit S; the protein is MTTIDDLFDVEYGNKLDMNKLTRTHKSSGIAFVGRKGGLAGHSGVSGYVAPLPASVKLYLAGSLTVALGGSRLLSTYVQQRPFYTAQNVAVLSPRDPSMPLLHRLFYAMCIRHNAFRYTAFGREANRTLRTIEVPASVPAWVNDGEIPTTAGLQRSLEGHVELTPPVQWNDFTIEDLFEVRKGKRVTKADRRPGTTRFIGASEHRNGVTDMCDLEPNAPAGTLTVVYNGNSVGFAFYQDEPYFACDDVNILVPRTELSKWALLFAATAIKHERPRFTYGFKWTLERMKHTTIRLPARDGDPDWAYAESVMRGLPFSAAIAPAD
- a CDS encoding class I SAM-dependent DNA methyltransferase, with amino-acid sequence MANERITEDMVGDRMRELGYYEDEQGILVEKQQSVNVAIRSALSKASKKGTGKSAGYPEFIVTAPATPDIVVLVECKADISKHESDNLDRPVDYAVDGVLHYARHLSAMYTVVAIAVSGTPQASQSSFFLIPKGSSEHRRLVAPTGADIDELVPLSDLIAAASFDPTVQRQRERDLIQFSQELHVFMRDEAEMTEQEKPLAVAGTLIALRDQVFADTYQAYPAKDLPSAWMDAIRRQMTDKELPKAKVANLVQPFTTIQVQPELGKATTAYPKGLLNQIVTMLAEHVLPFMTIYHDFDVVGQFYGEFLRYTGGDGKGLGIVLTPRHVTELFALIANVNRHSVVVDPCAGTGGFLISAMMQMTKTATTDAEIASIKAERLVGIEQQPTMYALAASNMILRGDGKANLYQGSCFDSPNIAAVKKHKGLDGKPMQPTVGLINPPYAKSKQDLSELRFVRNMLDMLAEGGIGVAIVPVSCATAPSGEKNELLKHHTLEAVMSMPPEVFSPVGVVTCIMVYTAHKPHKVSDRKTWFGYWRNDGFVKVKNLGRVDKNHAWAQIRDRWIESWRNREVHAGESVMHKVTATDEWVAEAYMETDYSTLTEEDFERVLLDYALFTLGHGDNAEDEE